One part of the Coprobacter tertius genome encodes these proteins:
- a CDS encoding immunity 17 family protein — protein sequence MVTLLLIILFVFLGALSLGAAIANWKWFFDTQNGRMLVAWFGRRGARVFYAVMAFVIWAMAVCLWLESGYTN from the coding sequence ATGGTTACGTTACTGTTGATAATTCTGTTCGTTTTTTTAGGTGCTCTATCTTTGGGAGCTGCGATTGCCAACTGGAAATGGTTTTTTGATACACAGAATGGACGTATGTTGGTCGCATGGTTCGGGAGACGTGGTGCTCGCGTTTTTTATGCCGTGATGGCATTTGTTATTTGGGCAATGGCTGTATGTTTGTGGTTAGAATCTGGATACACGAATTAA
- the tsaE gene encoding tRNA (adenosine(37)-N6)-threonylcarbamoyltransferase complex ATPase subunit type 1 TsaE: MESIKIDNLESIHEAARTFIDKMGDATVFAFKGEMGAGKTTFIKAVCEELGVGDVINSPTFAIVNEYRSRSGELIYHFDFYRINKLEEVYDFGYEDYFYSGALCLIEWPEKVTELLPGDCVVVNISVQSDGSRMLTIN; the protein is encoded by the coding sequence ATGGAATCGATAAAAATAGATAATTTAGAAAGTATTCATGAAGCGGCTCGAACCTTTATCGATAAAATGGGGGATGCTACTGTTTTCGCATTTAAGGGGGAAATGGGTGCCGGGAAAACGACATTTATAAAAGCCGTTTGTGAAGAATTGGGGGTTGGGGACGTTATAAACAGCCCGACTTTTGCAATTGTAAACGAATATCGTTCAAGATCGGGAGAATTAATATACCATTTTGACTTTTATCGTATTAATAAACTGGAAGAAGTTTATGATTTTGGGTATGAAGACTATTTCTACAGCGGAGCGCTTTGTTTAATCGAATGGCCTGAGAAAGTGACAGAACTTTTACCGGGAGATTGTGTCGTAGTAAACATTTCGGTACAGTCAGACGGATCGCGTATGCTTACAATAAATTAA
- a CDS encoding GNAT family N-acetyltransferase yields the protein MEFDCRKAGLEDAPLIQNLASRVFGPTYKDILSPNQLDYMFDMMYSLPSLHEQMTTLGHQYYIAYKEDEPCGYISVEREKENLFHLQKIYILPSFQGTGLGRFLMEKAFEHVRSASHGIPCTLELNVNRYNKALDFYLHMGFKIARSGDFPIGNGYFMNDYIMSLDIN from the coding sequence ATGGAATTTGATTGCCGTAAAGCCGGATTAGAGGATGCCCCTCTCATACAGAATCTTGCAAGTCGGGTATTTGGTCCAACCTATAAAGATATTTTATCACCCAACCAACTCGATTACATGTTCGATATGATGTATTCGTTACCGTCTTTACACGAACAAATGACAACGTTGGGGCATCAGTACTACATCGCTTACAAAGAAGACGAGCCATGTGGTTATATTTCGGTAGAAAGAGAAAAAGAAAATCTTTTTCATTTGCAAAAAATATATATTCTTCCTTCTTTTCAGGGAACAGGATTAGGACGTTTTTTAATGGAAAAGGCTTTCGAACATGTCAGATCAGCTAGTCATGGTATTCCTTGTACTCTCGAACTAAATGTAAATCGATACAACAAAGCATTGGATTTTTATCTTCATATGGGTTTTAAAATAGCCCGAAGTGGAGACTTTCCTATCGGAAACGGATATTTCATGAACGATTACATTATGTCTTTAGATATAAATTAA
- the cysK gene encoding cysteine synthase A, with amino-acid sequence MAKIASKLTDLVGNTPLLEFSNFNRKHQLPAQVIGKLEYFNPAGSVKDRVALAMIEDAEAKGNLHPGSTIIEPTSGNTGVGLAFVSASKGYKLILTMPDTMSIERRNLLKALGAEIVLTPGSEGMKGAIAKAEELKQKTPGAIILQQFENPANPAMHKRTTAEEIWRDTDGKIDIFVAGVGTGGTVTGVGKRLKELKPTVQIIAVEPTDSPVLSGGKPGPHKIQGIGAGFIPKIYDNSVVDEVIGVTNDDAIRTSRELAQQEGLLVGISSGAAVYAAIELAKRPENKGKNIIALLPDTGERYLSTVLYAFDEYPL; translated from the coding sequence ATGGCTAAAATTGCTTCTAAACTGACCGATCTCGTGGGGAATACCCCATTACTCGAATTCTCGAACTTCAACCGGAAACACCAACTGCCTGCACAGGTAATCGGAAAATTAGAGTACTTCAACCCAGCGGGTAGCGTAAAAGACAGGGTAGCTCTGGCTATGATCGAAGATGCCGAAGCTAAAGGAAATCTTCATCCGGGTAGCACGATTATCGAACCGACGAGTGGCAATACCGGTGTAGGGCTAGCTTTCGTTTCTGCTTCGAAAGGGTATAAACTTATACTCACGATGCCCGACACCATGAGCATCGAACGCAGAAATTTACTTAAAGCACTCGGTGCGGAAATCGTTCTTACTCCAGGATCGGAAGGAATGAAAGGTGCGATTGCCAAAGCAGAAGAATTGAAACAGAAAACTCCGGGAGCTATTATCCTGCAACAATTCGAAAATCCGGCTAATCCGGCTATGCATAAACGTACTACCGCTGAAGAAATATGGCGGGATACCGACGGGAAAATTGATATTTTCGTTGCTGGAGTTGGAACAGGAGGTACGGTAACGGGAGTTGGGAAACGATTAAAAGAACTGAAACCTACGGTACAGATCATAGCAGTAGAACCCACAGATTCACCCGTATTATCCGGAGGCAAACCCGGTCCTCACAAAATACAGGGAATCGGAGCGGGTTTCATTCCCAAAATCTACGATAACAGTGTAGTTGATGAAGTAATCGGCGTAACAAATGACGACGCCATACGTACCAGCCGTGAATTGGCACAACAAGAAGGATTATTGGTTGGTATATCCTCAGGAGCCGCCGTATATGCCGCGATAGAACTGGCAAAACGCCCAGAAAATAAGGGAAAAAATATCATTGCGCTTCTCCCCGATACCGGAGAACGTTATTTATCTACTGTTTTATACGCTTTTGATGAATATCCGCTCTGA
- the hisS gene encoding histidine--tRNA ligase, translated as MATKPAIPKGTRDFSPEEMAKRNYIFNTISNVFRLFGFQQIETPAMENLSTLMGKYGEEGDKLLFKILNSGDFLSGISPEDITSGNTNKLAAMLCEKGLRYDLTVPFARFVVMHRNEISFPFKRYQLQPVWRADRPQKGRYREFYQCDADVVGSDSLLNEVELLQLMDEVYHRFGIRVSIKLNNRKILSGIAEIIGEHDKIVDITVAIDKLDKIGLENVNEELRSKGIPDSAIAKLQPIILLQGSNREKLAVLRNELSLSETGLKGVEELEYILDKLETSPLRSELVIDLTLARGLNYYTGAIVEVKAIDVQIGSITGGGRYDNLTGVFGMPGVSGVGISFGADRIFDVLNQLDLYPEDSLQTTQIMFVNFGEKEEAVCLKHISALRAAGIRAEIYPENAKMKKQMGYADAKKIGYVGIVGETEIEAGKINLKNMSTGEQKLLTLNEIIDLIK; from the coding sequence ATGGCAACAAAACCGGCAATACCAAAAGGAACGAGGGACTTTTCTCCCGAAGAAATGGCTAAACGCAACTATATATTCAATACGATCAGCAATGTATTCCGTCTTTTCGGATTTCAACAGATCGAAACTCCAGCCATGGAAAACCTTTCCACTCTAATGGGAAAATACGGAGAAGAAGGAGATAAACTCTTGTTTAAAATATTGAATTCGGGAGATTTTCTTTCAGGCATTTCCCCTGAAGATATAACCTCTGGCAATACAAACAAACTGGCGGCCATGCTTTGCGAAAAAGGGCTGAGATATGATCTTACCGTACCATTCGCCCGTTTTGTAGTAATGCATCGTAACGAAATAAGTTTCCCTTTCAAACGTTATCAGTTACAACCTGTATGGAGAGCCGACAGACCCCAAAAAGGACGTTATCGTGAATTTTATCAGTGCGATGCCGATGTCGTAGGTTCAGACTCATTGCTTAATGAGGTAGAACTACTGCAACTTATGGATGAAGTATATCACCGTTTCGGGATACGGGTTTCTATTAAACTAAATAACCGTAAAATACTCAGTGGTATAGCGGAAATTATCGGTGAACACGATAAAATAGTAGATATTACCGTAGCGATCGATAAACTCGATAAAATAGGACTCGAAAATGTCAATGAGGAACTGAGATCAAAGGGAATACCAGACAGTGCCATTGCAAAATTACAACCGATTATCCTGTTACAAGGAAGTAATCGGGAAAAACTTGCTGTTTTACGTAACGAACTATCGTTATCGGAAACCGGATTGAAAGGAGTCGAAGAACTGGAATATATCCTTGATAAACTCGAAACTTCTCCCCTACGGTCGGAATTGGTCATCGATCTCACCCTTGCACGCGGACTCAACTATTATACGGGTGCCATCGTAGAAGTAAAAGCTATCGATGTACAAATAGGAAGTATTACCGGAGGGGGACGTTACGATAATCTTACGGGAGTATTCGGTATGCCCGGTGTCTCAGGAGTAGGTATCTCTTTTGGAGCAGACCGTATATTCGATGTACTAAACCAACTCGATCTTTATCCCGAAGATTCTTTGCAAACGACACAAATCATGTTTGTAAATTTCGGAGAAAAAGAAGAAGCCGTATGTCTGAAACATATATCGGCCTTACGAGCCGCCGGTATCCGCGCCGAAATTTATCCCGAAAATGCAAAAATGAAAAAGCAAATGGGATATGCCGATGCAAAAAAAATCGGATATGTAGGTATTGTTGGCGAAACAGAAATAGAGGCGGGAAAAATCAACCTCAAAAATATGTCTACCGGTGAACAAAAATTACTCACTCTGAACGAAATTATTGACCTGATAAAATAA
- a CDS encoding outer membrane beta-barrel protein: MKKFSIVLILCLLATATTFAQYKPEAGSVTTEIQFNPFNQNGQNFSVDGLKLRYFFNENNALRATIGFGVYNNKFTQKDDNSSSEYKTRQGNFKLNLGYEYHIDIAPRLSAYVGLQTGFNIKNAKTTGKYESNGTKSEVEIKGGALSEDDVDDPSNIDPSSLMNAGFEYNLGAFAGIDFYMYKGLYCGAEFGLDMNTFSSKKPSIKVKQGTTVNEEKPNIKRNTLDVAFKAIPTIRLGWRF, translated from the coding sequence ATGAAAAAATTTTCTATCGTATTGATCTTATGCTTATTGGCGACTGCAACTACATTTGCACAGTACAAACCCGAAGCGGGTTCAGTAACAACTGAAATCCAGTTTAATCCTTTTAATCAAAATGGACAAAACTTCTCGGTAGACGGACTTAAACTGCGGTATTTCTTTAATGAAAATAATGCGTTACGTGCGACTATCGGTTTTGGAGTTTATAACAACAAATTTACTCAAAAAGACGATAATTCTTCTTCTGAATATAAAACTCGTCAGGGTAATTTTAAACTGAATCTTGGTTATGAATATCATATCGATATCGCACCTCGTTTATCGGCTTATGTCGGATTGCAAACCGGTTTTAATATCAAAAATGCAAAAACAACCGGTAAATACGAAAGTAACGGTACAAAAAGTGAAGTAGAAATAAAAGGTGGTGCGCTGAGTGAAGATGATGTCGATGATCCATCTAATATAGATCCTTCGTCTTTAATGAATGCCGGTTTCGAATATAATTTAGGCGCTTTTGCCGGTATCGATTTTTACATGTATAAAGGTCTTTATTGCGGTGCTGAATTTGGTCTCGATATGAATACATTCTCTTCAAAGAAACCTTCTATCAAAGTAAAACAAGGTACTACGGTTAACGAAGAAAAACCCAATATCAAACGCAATACTTTGGATGTAGCTTTTAAAGCTATTCCTACGATTCGCTTAGGATGGAGATTCTAA
- a CDS encoding sulfatase family protein, translating into MKKLLFQGAALSMAVTASALSPRPNIVYIFTDQHTANALSCAGNDDVKTPNIDRLTHNGIRFINAYCSCPLSTPSRASMFTGVTPGKLDQLKNGSSIPSEYRGKTLGNLISEAGYDCVYAGKWHIPEPSIPDSIYGFRKIHDHNDYGLAESCNKYLKQKHTKPFFLVAAFDNPHNICEYARQQGLPFAHIEEPALADCPNLPVNFAIAPYDADVIRREQDKSYKSYPVARYTPDDWRRYRNAYYRLVENVDTEIGKILNCLDAQGLTQNTLIIFTSDHGDGVGAHHWNQKSVLYEEVVNIPFIVKLPENRNAGKIMHQIINNGTDLLPTLCEFAGATTPDYCLGKSLKSILENNSNKEVHEFIVTETLFNQSDTKGWMVRTPDYKYVVYDKGNHREQLFDMRKDRGEMQNLAIESRYREILNQHRALLNRWHDETGVPKIPKITPVPEPN; encoded by the coding sequence ATGAAAAAATTACTTTTTCAGGGAGCTGCCTTAAGTATGGCAGTAACAGCATCTGCCCTTTCTCCACGCCCTAACATCGTGTATATCTTTACCGACCAACATACGGCAAACGCTCTGAGTTGCGCCGGTAATGACGATGTAAAAACACCCAATATCGACCGTTTGACACATAACGGAATCCGGTTTATCAATGCTTATTGCTCCTGTCCGTTAAGTACCCCCTCGAGGGCTTCCATGTTTACAGGAGTAACTCCCGGCAAACTCGACCAACTAAAAAACGGATCATCTATTCCTTCTGAATACCGAGGAAAAACACTTGGAAATCTCATTTCTGAAGCTGGTTATGATTGCGTTTATGCAGGAAAATGGCATATACCCGAGCCGAGTATCCCCGATTCGATATACGGGTTCAGAAAAATACACGATCACAACGATTACGGTCTTGCCGAATCATGCAATAAATATCTGAAACAAAAACATACCAAACCTTTTTTTCTCGTAGCGGCTTTCGATAACCCACACAACATTTGCGAATATGCCCGCCAGCAAGGCCTACCTTTTGCCCATATTGAGGAACCGGCTTTAGCAGATTGTCCCAACCTGCCGGTAAATTTTGCGATTGCACCATACGACGCAGATGTCATTCGCCGTGAACAAGATAAAAGCTACAAAAGTTATCCAGTAGCACGCTACACTCCAGATGATTGGAGGCGATATCGTAATGCTTACTATCGACTGGTAGAAAATGTTGACACCGAAATAGGGAAAATACTCAACTGCCTCGATGCCCAGGGGCTTACTCAAAATACATTAATTATTTTTACCTCAGATCATGGCGACGGAGTAGGTGCCCATCACTGGAATCAAAAATCTGTTTTATATGAAGAAGTCGTAAATATACCGTTTATCGTTAAATTACCTGAAAATCGTAATGCAGGAAAAATTATGCATCAAATCATAAATAACGGTACCGATCTGCTACCTACCCTCTGTGAATTCGCCGGTGCTACAACACCAGATTACTGCTTGGGAAAAAGTTTAAAAAGCATTCTCGAGAACAATTCCAACAAAGAAGTACATGAATTTATCGTTACAGAAACCTTGTTTAACCAATCCGACACTAAAGGATGGATGGTGCGTACCCCCGATTATAAATATGTTGTTTATGATAAAGGAAACCATCGGGAACAACTGTTCGATATGCGAAAAGATCGTGGAGAAATGCAAAATTTAGCGATAGAATCACGTTACCGGGAAATCCTCAATCAACATCGAGCATTACTTAACCGCTGGCATGATGAAACAGGAGTTCCCAAAATCCCTAAAATAACACCAGTTCCCGAACCAAATTAA